From one Lycium barbarum isolate Lr01 chromosome 6, ASM1917538v2, whole genome shotgun sequence genomic stretch:
- the LOC132600293 gene encoding uncharacterized protein LOC132600293, whose product MTKGNQCYLRNLGETLSKGAMIWYHNLPEHSIDSFAMLVDAFVKAHAGAIKVETRKSNLFNVKQRDDETLREFMARFQIERMDLPPVTHIWAIQAFTQGINLRSSITSMELKQNLIEYSVIAWANVHNRYQSKIRVEDDKVLRAASVSWHSGKRIDRSRRVVDRDSRSSYDRYQPYPLDRKGNGRNSESGKNDRRTDRRNDRGQNSCDLINRNAVDRASGNRETPRLSEYNFCVDVATIAAAVIRNKETRHPRPIQSDPEKRDKSLVCEYHHTHGHRTEDCRQLREEVARLFNLGHLREFLSERAKTHFKNLDSNKQDRPEEPQQMIHMIKGGTDVPIGPVLKRIKIFITREKRIRNDDPDGPITFNDEDMEGIAQPHNDALVISVLANKFRIKRVLIDPGSSANIIRWRVIEQLGLLDQIVSAVRVLNGFNMACKTTKGEITLPISMAGTSQQTKFYAIEGDIGYNALLGRPWIHLVRAVPSTMHQVLKFSTPEGIKTVCGEQQAAKEMFAVEESVKTIKAPNRNEGKNVK is encoded by the coding sequence ATGACGAAAGGGAATCAGTGCTACTTAAGAAATTTGGGGGAGACTCTGTCAAAGGGGGCTATGATTTGGTATCATAACTTGCCCGAGCACTCGATTGATTCATTTGCCATGCTCGTTGATGCTTTCGTTAAGGCCCATGCTGGGGCCATCAAGGTCGAAACTCGAAAATCGAACTTGTTCAACGTTAAGCAACGAGATGACGAGACCCTCCGCGAGTTTATGGCTCGATTTCAAATAGAGCGCATGGACTTACCTCCAGTGACTCACATTTGGGCCATTCAGGCTTTCACCCAGGGGATCAATTTGAGGAGCTCGATCACATCTATGGAGCTAAAACAAAATCTGATAGAATACTCGGTGATCGCCTGGGCCAATGTACACAACAGGTATCAGTCGAAGATCAGGGTCGAAGATGATAAGGTTCTGAGGGCTGCTTCAGTATCATGGCATTCCGGTAAAAGGATTGATCGCTCGAGGAGAGTGGTAGATCGAGATTCCAGATCATCATATGACAGGTACCAGCCTTACCCGCTCGATCGAAAGGGGAACGGGCGCAACAGTGAATCAGGCAAGAATGATAGGAGGACCGATCGAAGGAATGATCGAGGACAAAATAGTTGTGATTTGATAAATAGAAATGCTGTCGATAGAGCCTCGGGAAACAGAGAAACTCCAAGGTTATCCGAATACAACTTTTGCGTCGATGTAGCAACTATAGCGGCGGCCGTTATCCGAAACAAAGAAACAAGACATCCGAGGCCAATCCAATCTGATCCAGAGAAGCGGGATAAAAGTCTTGTTTGTGAGTATCATCATACTCACGGCCATCGAACCGAGGATTGTCGACAGCTGAGAGAGGAGGTCGCCCGTCTGTTCAATTTGGGACATCTTCGAGAATTCCTAAGTGAACGAGCAAAAACCCATTTTAAAAACCTAGACTCCAACAAGCAGGATAGGCCGGAAGAGCCTCAGCAAATGATACACATGATCAAGGGAGGAACTGACGTCCCCATTGGGCCGGTTCTAAAACGCATAAAAATTTTCATAACAAGGGAAAAGCGCATCCGGAACGATGACCCCGATGGCCCCATCACATTCAATGACGAGGACATGGAAGGCATCGCCCAGCCGCATAATGACGCACTGGTAATATCTGTCCTTGCCAATAAGTTTAGAATTAAACGTGTgctaattgatccaggtagctcggctaatatcatccgatggagagtcatcGAACAGCTGGGACTATTAGATCAGATTGTGTCGGCAGTACGGGTCCTCAATGGATTCAACATGGCATGCAAAACGACGAAGGGTGAGATCACTTTACCGATCAGTATGGCAGGAACTTCGCAGCAGACCAAATTTTATGCGATTGAGGGAGACATAGGATACAATGCATTGTTGGGCAGACCGTGGATTCACCTCGTAAGAGCGGTTCCCTCGACTATGCATCAGGTATTGAAATTTTCGACTCCAGAAGGTATCAAAACCGTCTGTGGTGAACAGCAGGCCGCAAAAGAAATGTTCGCGGTTGAAGAATCTGTTAAGACTATAAAGGCGCCAAATCGAAACGAAGGGAAGAATgtcaaatag